In Oceaniferula marina, the following proteins share a genomic window:
- a CDS encoding cytochrome C oxidase subunit IV family protein: MADSPEEIQKASKLYLLIGATLFVCTVLTVAVAKFEFLDFGQRGFDGVDATIGLLIALFKSSLVAAIFMHLNHEKKLVYWTFGSAIFFGACLMLLTGLAFSDPIQFQGFFGR, translated from the coding sequence ATGGCTGATTCCCCAGAAGAAATCCAAAAAGCGAGTAAACTCTATCTCCTGATCGGAGCGACACTCTTCGTATGCACGGTACTTACCGTGGCGGTTGCCAAATTTGAGTTCCTCGACTTCGGTCAGCGCGGATTTGATGGCGTTGATGCAACCATCGGCTTGTTGATTGCTTTGTTTAAATCGTCACTGGTGGCGGCTATTTTCATGCACCTCAACCATGAGAAAAAGTTGGTTTACTGGACCTTCGGCAGTGCTATCTTCTTCGGTGCGTGTCTGATGTTGCTCACCGGACTTGCTTTTTCCGATCCGATCCAATTTCAAGGTTTCTTCGGGCGTTAG
- a CDS encoding cytochrome c oxidase subunit II has protein sequence MSILELFGLPENYSQHGEQVDQMNSVIHWLMLVLFVGWTIFFFVTLFKFWHKRNPKPSYSGVKNHVSTHLEIGVVIVEAVFLLGFAFPLWAERTDTFERVVANDPEAPRVRVIGQQYSWIYHYPGNDGVFGRTDNALISADNAVGIDPDDVNGHDDFISTTALKLPAGRNCILQLTSKDVIHNFAIVPLRIQQDCIPGKEIPMWFNPVKEMETSVICAQLCGEAHANMKGSLEVINAAEYAKWATSRSEEELAKKKAMALN, from the coding sequence ATGTCTATTCTCGAACTCTTCGGACTACCTGAAAACTACTCCCAGCACGGTGAGCAAGTTGACCAGATGAACTCAGTGATTCACTGGTTGATGCTTGTGCTCTTTGTCGGCTGGACCATCTTCTTCTTTGTGACCTTGTTCAAGTTCTGGCACAAGCGGAACCCGAAGCCGAGTTATAGCGGTGTGAAAAACCACGTGTCGACTCACCTTGAGATAGGTGTGGTGATTGTCGAGGCTGTGTTTTTGTTGGGATTTGCCTTTCCGCTATGGGCTGAGCGCACGGATACCTTCGAGCGTGTCGTCGCCAATGACCCGGAAGCTCCCCGGGTGCGTGTCATCGGACAGCAATACAGCTGGATTTACCACTATCCGGGTAACGACGGCGTGTTTGGACGCACGGATAATGCACTGATTTCAGCGGACAATGCAGTCGGAATCGACCCGGATGACGTTAATGGGCACGATGATTTTATTTCCACCACCGCGCTGAAGCTTCCGGCTGGACGTAACTGCATCCTCCAGTTGACCTCGAAGGATGTCATTCACAACTTTGCCATCGTTCCTTTGCGGATCCAGCAGGATTGCATTCCGGGGAAAGAGATCCCGATGTGGTTCAATCCGGTCAAGGAAATGGAAACTTCGGTGATCTGTGCGCAACTTTGCGGGGAAGCCCATGCGAATATGAAGGGAAGCCTTGAGGTGATCAATGCAGCCGAGTATGCCAAGTGGGCCACCTCAAGAAGTGAGGAAGAGTTGGCCAAAAAGAAGGCTATGGCACTCAATTAG
- a CDS encoding glycogen synthase: MTNKNEDEADKMNRENKPTILVVTPEITYLPEGMGNMAQRMSAKAGGMADVSASLVSALYDQGADVHVALPNYRRMFNMDIKSVHDREYQTVRDTLGKERIHLAEDRIFYHRDQVYASENRRMALAFQREIINHIIPQVKPDLIHCNDWMTGLIPAVARRFGIPCLYTVHNIHTEKMTMDQIEDRGIDAAEFWNHLYFEHPPYSYEESRETNPTDFLASGIFAADHVNTVSQTFLYEVVEGKHSFVPDAIRSEMASKLHAGCATGILNAPDVSYDPETDPALEMNYTHENVMEGKAVNKRALQERIGLEVRPDAPLFFWPSRLDPMQKGCQLLADILYQMVDDHSDIGLQVAIIANGSFQKHFHNIVELHGLQNRVAVVDFTEDDSRLGYAAADFMMMPSRFEPCGLPQMVSPKYGTLSVAHDTGGIHDTVEHMHHDGNLGNGFRFQYYSPEGLRWGIDEAVGFYKRSWEDKDRILSRVMRESSERFNHDTTAAAYIQRYETMLGKKVGN; encoded by the coding sequence ATGACTAACAAAAACGAGGACGAAGCCGACAAAATGAATCGAGAAAATAAGCCTACCATTTTGGTAGTGACTCCTGAGATTACTTACTTGCCCGAGGGGATGGGGAACATGGCCCAGAGGATGAGTGCGAAGGCGGGGGGGATGGCGGATGTGTCGGCGTCCTTGGTTAGTGCACTATACGATCAGGGAGCGGATGTGCATGTGGCACTGCCCAACTACCGCAGGATGTTCAATATGGACATCAAGTCCGTGCACGATCGTGAATACCAGACCGTTCGGGACACCTTGGGCAAGGAGCGGATTCATCTGGCGGAGGATCGTATTTTCTACCATCGGGACCAAGTGTATGCTTCGGAGAACCGCCGGATGGCCTTGGCATTCCAGCGGGAAATCATCAACCATATCATTCCTCAGGTCAAACCGGATCTCATTCACTGCAACGACTGGATGACGGGCTTGATTCCGGCTGTGGCACGCCGGTTTGGAATCCCATGCCTTTACACGGTGCACAATATCCATACGGAAAAAATGACCATGGATCAGATTGAGGATCGTGGTATTGATGCGGCAGAGTTCTGGAACCATCTGTATTTTGAGCATCCACCGTATTCCTACGAGGAGTCCCGTGAGACCAATCCAACGGATTTCCTAGCGAGTGGGATTTTTGCAGCGGATCATGTCAACACCGTGAGCCAGACGTTTCTCTATGAGGTGGTCGAGGGTAAACATAGCTTTGTCCCGGATGCGATCCGTTCTGAAATGGCGAGTAAACTACACGCCGGTTGTGCTACAGGTATTTTGAATGCTCCGGACGTTTCCTATGATCCCGAGACCGATCCGGCGTTGGAGATGAATTACACCCATGAGAATGTGATGGAGGGGAAGGCGGTTAACAAACGGGCCTTGCAAGAGCGGATAGGTCTCGAGGTTCGTCCGGATGCCCCATTGTTTTTCTGGCCGTCCCGATTGGACCCTATGCAAAAGGGGTGCCAGTTGCTTGCGGACATCCTATACCAAATGGTCGATGACCACTCGGATATCGGGTTGCAAGTTGCGATTATTGCCAACGGTTCATTCCAGAAGCATTTCCATAATATTGTCGAGTTGCACGGATTGCAAAATCGGGTCGCTGTGGTGGACTTTACGGAAGATGATTCGCGTCTTGGTTATGCGGCTGCGGATTTCATGATGATGCCCTCACGCTTTGAGCCATGCGGACTGCCGCAGATGGTGAGTCCGAAATACGGCACCTTGTCGGTTGCCCATGACACCGGTGGTATTCACGATACGGTGGAGCATATGCACCACGATGGCAATCTGGGCAATGGATTCCGCTTCCAGTATTACAGTCCGGAAGGTTTGCGTTGGGGGATTGATGAAGCGGTTGGGTTTTATAAGCGTTCCTGGGAGGACAAAGATCGGATTTTGTCCCGCGTGATGCGTGAGTCCTCTGAGCGCTTCAATCATGACACCACGGCCGCGGCCTACATCCAGCGTTATGAAACGATGTTGGGTAAAAAGGTCGGGAATTGA
- a CDS encoding DUF805 domain-containing protein — translation MKSFFKWSGKADRFEWWAVTLITGVAGQLAILYLAFSHFDGSGGIGLSISLVIAALVTLWLTFAATVRRLRDCGYSPWFVLLGCVPVLCCFVVAVCGFVPGKAMRNRKLVKRVVK, via the coding sequence ATGAAATCATTTTTCAAATGGAGTGGCAAAGCGGATCGCTTCGAATGGTGGGCGGTCACTCTGATCACAGGCGTTGCCGGGCAATTAGCCATTCTATATTTGGCATTTTCTCATTTTGATGGAAGTGGAGGAATCGGGCTCTCGATCTCCTTGGTGATTGCGGCATTGGTGACTCTATGGCTGACATTTGCCGCGACCGTCAGGCGTTTGCGTGATTGCGGCTATTCACCGTGGTTTGTTTTATTGGGGTGCGTTCCGGTGCTGTGCTGTTTTGTAGTGGCGGTTTGCGGATTTGTCCCTGGTAAGGCCATGAGGAATCGAAAGCTGGTGAAGCGGGTGGTGAAGTAG
- a CDS encoding helix-turn-helix domain-containing protein has protein sequence MDYLPGKNDRRYKVGLLARRAFHFYSQDVVAGMSAAKLEPGQVILPVDLLYQSDEDIRRLLTDCDLDGLILGLDRGRYELYRECLPDVPMVNVHPDILANDIPTIAIDPHALAVASVRYFKSLGVSHVANLSTFNTEAQDRVNQTMKELVEAAGGSFTSYSIHVPGLVASYENTRTMPEVAEFESWLENLKRPTGVLSSGGYTAVMLAQSAQRMGINIPDELSILSRSDDSVCLFADPPVSSFRSIGSVVGKMALEFLGSYFTHGQWPETCRALPVPSVIERYSTGVPAGMSRSMHTAVHYIRRNALKGVTVDDVLAACPGLSRSRLYREFEANFGHSPAQEITRLRVDEAKYQLRFTDKSLGEIAEWCSFKGAPQFSTVFAREVGQPPGSWRKS, from the coding sequence ATGGATTATTTGCCGGGTAAAAACGATCGACGTTATAAGGTCGGGCTGTTGGCCCGCAGGGCGTTTCATTTTTATTCCCAGGACGTGGTTGCGGGCATGAGCGCGGCAAAGCTTGAGCCAGGCCAGGTGATCCTTCCCGTGGATTTACTCTATCAGAGTGATGAGGACATCCGTCGGCTATTAACTGATTGTGATCTTGATGGATTGATTCTTGGTTTGGATCGGGGCCGTTACGAGCTGTACCGGGAATGTTTGCCTGATGTCCCGATGGTGAATGTGCACCCCGATATCCTCGCCAATGATATTCCGACGATTGCGATTGATCCACATGCCTTGGCGGTGGCTTCCGTGCGATATTTCAAAAGTCTCGGGGTGAGCCATGTGGCTAACTTGAGCACTTTTAATACAGAAGCTCAGGATCGGGTAAATCAGACGATGAAGGAATTAGTCGAAGCCGCCGGGGGCTCATTTACTTCCTATTCCATTCATGTTCCAGGCTTGGTTGCAAGCTACGAAAACACTCGAACGATGCCGGAGGTAGCAGAATTTGAATCCTGGCTGGAAAACTTGAAGCGTCCGACGGGTGTGCTTTCAAGTGGTGGCTATACAGCCGTCATGCTTGCCCAGTCTGCGCAGCGTATGGGGATAAACATTCCTGACGAATTGTCGATCCTGAGTCGCTCAGACGATAGCGTTTGTTTGTTTGCTGACCCTCCGGTCAGTAGTTTTCGAAGTATTGGGTCGGTGGTTGGCAAGATGGCCTTGGAGTTTTTGGGATCGTATTTCACCCATGGGCAGTGGCCTGAGACCTGCAGGGCTTTGCCGGTTCCTTCGGTGATCGAGCGCTATTCCACGGGGGTTCCTGCCGGGATGAGTCGGAGTATGCACACGGCGGTTCATTATATCAGGCGGAATGCCTTGAAAGGGGTTACGGTGGACGATGTTCTGGCTGCGTGTCCCGGGCTCTCCCGAAGTCGCTTGTATCGTGAATTCGAGGCCAATTTTGGCCATAGCCCGGCACAGGAAATCACCCGCTTGAGGGTTGACGAGGCAAAGTACCAGCTACGCTTTACGGATAAATCCTTGGGTGAAATTGCCGAGTGGTGTTCGTTCAAGGGGGCTCCTCAATTTTCAACAGTTTTTGCCCGGGAAGTAGGCCAGCCCCCTGGCAGCTGGCGCAAATCCTGA
- a CDS encoding PEP-CTERM sorting domain-containing protein, giving the protein MKIPHMLLVTALAIGSGHAAVTIADFGGTAPVLDSGDVGNTISGGGEFGWNGSETFGQSFTLASAGTLDSIYFAYRGKGNNDTQVITVAVDGTAYSGIALDGSSMKSDGSKTDYNWARIDFTGENVSLDAGSHHFLLSITQSPDNDWVIAPQYSGANPYGGGRSLGNILNAPAEDLLFAVSTSAVPEPSSAALLGLGGIALVLRRRK; this is encoded by the coding sequence ATGAAAATACCACACATGTTACTCGTTACAGCCTTGGCCATAGGCTCAGGGCACGCTGCCGTTACCATTGCTGACTTTGGAGGCACAGCCCCGGTTTTAGATTCCGGAGATGTAGGAAACACCATATCTGGAGGTGGTGAGTTCGGTTGGAATGGAAGCGAAACGTTTGGACAAAGCTTCACTCTCGCTTCAGCTGGAACACTGGATTCCATCTATTTTGCATACAGAGGGAAGGGGAACAACGACACCCAAGTGATCACCGTCGCTGTGGATGGTACGGCCTACTCCGGAATAGCGCTTGATGGGAGCTCAATGAAGTCGGACGGATCCAAGACGGATTACAATTGGGCAAGAATTGATTTTACAGGTGAGAACGTCTCATTGGATGCGGGTTCCCATCATTTTTTGTTAAGTATCACTCAATCTCCTGATAATGATTGGGTTATTGCTCCACAATATTCTGGGGCTAATCCATATGGTGGGGGGAGAAGTCTGGGAAATATATTAAATGCTCCAGCTGAAGATTTGCTATTTGCGGTGTCCACATCTGCTGTTCCAGAGCCGAGTTCTGCAGCTCTGCTTGGATTGGGCGGGATAGCTCTTGTTCTTCGCCGGCGTAAGTAA